Proteins from a genomic interval of Salinarchaeum sp. Harcht-Bsk1:
- a CDS encoding family 16 glycosylhydrolase encodes MNDESDPAESPADRSAADSDWKRRRLLGTAATAATSLIASPTAILDGESKPAIPGRIEAKNFDADGSGVAFTETTPGDSGGTYHDVDVDVEIAGDDYDVGWTDACEWRTYSATVDTAGTYEVTAKVASGADGGTFVLQQGRVHLATFEVPDTGGWQSWTTITKQVHLDAGDHVIAISLDTAGVNLDWLDFSLAGSEGAITDPYPGLDDTSWRLTWNDEFDQGSIDTSTWTFEVGGGCGEHQRHDTDCTWGNREEQYYTDGDNAWLQNDRLVIEARAELAPNGENPYTSTRLNTAGGFETQYGRIDVRARLPETQGLWPAIWMLGHDIGSVGWPDCGEVDVMELLGHDVDTVHGTVHGPGYSGSGGINDSYSGPDFSNGFHDFTVTWYPDAIKWFVDGSHYHTVTQHEVENAGDSWVFRDEFFVVLNVAVGGRFPGYPDSATQLPQRMEVEYVRVWDWV; translated from the coding sequence ATGAACGACGAGTCCGACCCCGCCGAGTCACCCGCCGACCGATCCGCGGCGGACAGCGACTGGAAGCGACGGCGCCTCCTCGGCACAGCCGCGACTGCCGCCACCAGTCTCATCGCCAGTCCGACCGCGATCCTCGACGGTGAGTCGAAGCCCGCGATTCCCGGTCGTATCGAGGCAAAGAACTTCGACGCCGACGGTTCGGGCGTCGCCTTCACCGAGACCACGCCAGGCGACAGCGGCGGCACGTATCACGACGTGGACGTCGACGTCGAGATCGCAGGCGACGACTACGACGTCGGCTGGACCGACGCTTGCGAGTGGCGCACCTACTCCGCGACCGTCGACACCGCCGGGACCTACGAGGTGACCGCGAAGGTCGCGTCAGGGGCCGATGGCGGAACCTTCGTTCTCCAGCAGGGTCGGGTCCATCTGGCCACCTTCGAGGTGCCGGACACTGGCGGCTGGCAGTCCTGGACGACGATCACGAAACAGGTCCATCTCGACGCCGGCGATCACGTGATCGCCATCTCCCTCGATACGGCGGGTGTCAACCTCGACTGGCTCGACTTCTCGCTCGCAGGCAGCGAGGGTGCGATCACGGATCCGTACCCCGGACTCGACGACACGAGCTGGCGACTCACGTGGAACGACGAGTTCGACCAGGGTTCGATCGACACCTCGACGTGGACCTTCGAAGTCGGCGGGGGCTGCGGCGAACACCAGCGCCACGACACCGACTGCACCTGGGGCAACCGAGAGGAGCAGTACTACACCGACGGCGACAACGCCTGGCTCCAGAACGACCGGCTGGTCATCGAGGCCAGAGCGGAACTCGCACCGAACGGCGAGAACCCCTACACGTCGACTCGCCTGAACACCGCCGGCGGCTTCGAGACGCAGTACGGCCGCATCGACGTTCGCGCCAGACTACCCGAGACCCAGGGACTCTGGCCTGCGATCTGGATGCTCGGCCACGACATCGGCTCCGTCGGCTGGCCGGACTGTGGCGAAGTGGACGTCATGGAACTCCTCGGCCACGACGTCGACACCGTTCACGGCACGGTTCACGGCCCGGGCTACTCCGGCAGCGGCGGGATCAACGACTCCTACAGCGGTCCAGACTTCTCGAACGGGTTCCACGACTTCACGGTTACCTGGTACCCCGACGCTATCAAGTGGTTCGTCGACGGATCCCACTATCACACGGTCACGCAGCACGAGGTGGAAAACGCCGGTGATAGCTGGGTTTTCCGGGACGAGTTCTTCGTCGTCCTGAACGTCGCCGTCGGCGGACGCTTCCCCGGCTATCCGGACAGTGCGACGCAGCTCCCACAGCGGATGGAGGTCGAGTACGTCCGCGTCTGGGACTGGGTGTAG